One genomic region from Phaseolus vulgaris cultivar G19833 unplaced genomic scaffold, P. vulgaris v2.0 scaffold_13, whole genome shotgun sequence encodes:
- the LOC137816927 gene encoding uncharacterized protein, with amino-acid sequence MHIALGAMSHMEKKNLKINEYYQQPLRRVRKEKESPREVRVDLPYFHGKENVEIYLDWEMKVEQLFACHKVSEENKVPLATLSFQGNAMYWWTTLERDRRLHKDPPIGYWNDLKGALRRRHIPSYYNRKLMDKLQRLQQKTMSVEEYRQKMELYMMRASIRESESTTIAKFLSGLHLEIRDRVELLPYQDLNDLVQLCIKVEQQNLKKTSSRREDSYPNSYPRSEFKREESVPKEKLRETPESVGKDMFTPPIRARDVKCFKCYGRGHVQAKCPNQRTLFLRGVDEYSSCDDVPSGIEEEKMYLLG; translated from the coding sequence ATGCATATAGCTCTAGGGGCAATGAGTCATatggagaaaaaaaatcttaaaatcaatgaatattacCAACAACCTCTTAGGAGAGttagaaaggaaaaagaaagcccaagagaggttagggtagatctaccttatttccatggcaaagaaaatgtagaaatctatctagattgggagatgaaagtagaacaattgtttgcttgtCACAAAGTAagtgaagaaaacaaagtacccttagccactctaagttttcaaggcaatgctatgtattggtggactaCCCTTGAGAGAGATAGGCGTCTTCATAAGGATCCTCCCATAGgatattggaatgatcttaagGGAGCCTTAAGACGCCGCCATATTCCTTCTTATTACAATAGgaagttaatggacaagctccaaagactccaacaaaagaccatgagtgtagaggaatataggcagaaaatggaactatacatgatgagagcctccattagggAATCTGAATCCACTACCATAGCAAAATTCTTAAGTGGGCTCCATCTTGAGATTAGAGATAGAGTTGAACTcttaccctaccaagacttgaatgatttagTTCAATTGTGCATCaaggttgaacaacaaaatttgaagaaaacttCAAGTCGTAGGGAAGATTCATACCCTAATTCTTATCCAAGAAGTGAGTTTAAAAGGGAGGAAAGTGTACCTAAAGAAAAACTAAGAGAAACTCCCGAAAGTGTAGGAAAAGATATGTTCACTCCACCTATCCGCGCTAGAGATGTCAAGTGCTTTAAATGTTATGGAAGAGGTCATGTGCAAGCTAAATGCCCAAATCAAAGAACTTTGTTTTTAAGGGGGGTAGATGAGTATAGTAGCTGTGATGATGTACCTAGTGGGATAGAAGAGGAGAAGATGTACCTACTGGGATAG